A stretch of the Lolium perenne isolate Kyuss_39 chromosome 3, Kyuss_2.0, whole genome shotgun sequence genome encodes the following:
- the LOC127345164 gene encoding P-loop NTPase domain-containing protein LPA1-like, protein MADDNSKELVVKYSVFDSEEEEGDETGEAETNEDLTDEEKDIQEVEEAGSVDEHSKKSDEEYEDLALPFQQQEVDALICCLE, encoded by the exons ATGGCAGATGACAATTCCAAAGAG CTTGTGGTTAAGTACTCGGTGTTTGAcagtgaagaagaagaaggtgaTGAAACTGGCGAGGCAGAGACAAATGAGGATCTAACTGACGAAGAAAAGGACATCCAAGAG GTGGAGGAAGCAGGGTCGGTGGATGAGCACTCAAAAAAATCGGACGAGGAGTATGAGGATCTAGCCTTGCCGTTTCAGCAACAAGAAGTTGATGCTCTTATATGTTGTCTGGAGTAA
- the LOC127345162 gene encoding pentatricopeptide repeat-containing protein At2g03880, mitochondrial-like — MVVPPGVAYNAAISRCSRAGLHPRALALLHEMRDRGHHADEYTLPPILNSAAILRVPAGADALHSLLLRAGLAAHLHVANALVDAYAKLSRHAAARVVFDEMPHRDVVTWTSLLTGLARSRSHDPALRVYRDMVASGIRPDEFVVAAALSSCAGATAIELGVSVHATAVRLALDPFLSVGNSLVSMYAKTGSLGEAKKVFDAMRVRRDPITWTALIVGYAQNGRGKESLEVYADMVRSGCRPDYVTFIGLLFACSHAGLVDAGRAHFRSMQAEHGVAPGPDHYACMVDLLGRAGRLDEAMDLLNRSTTRLDATVWKALLGACRTHGNAELAEHAAEMVWRLDPVDAVPYVMLSNLYSRARRWADVARIRMLMKSRGITKEPGCSWVGVNGVTHLFYVEDRGHPRTEEIYRKVEEMMGRIRAEGYVADTDWALQDEGPEGREKGLAYHSERLAVAFGLLAVPAGAPIRVFKNLRVCGDCHAAIKMIAKAYGREIILRDANCFHHMRDGVCSCGDYW; from the coding sequence ATGGTCGTGCCGCCCGGCGTCGCCTACAACGCGGCCATCTCCCGCTGCTCCCGCGCGGGCCTGCACCCTCGCGCGCTCGCCTTGCTGCACGAGATGCGCGACCGGGGACACCACGCCGACGAGTACACCCTCCCGCCCATCCTCAACTCCGCCGCGATCCTCCGCGTCCCGGCGGGCGCCGACGCGCTCCACtccctcctcctccgcgcggggCTCGCCGCGCACCTCCACGTCGCCAACGCGCTCGTCGACGCCTACGCCAAGCTGTCCCGCCACGCCGCCGCGCGGGtcgtgttcgacgaaatgccgcACCGCGACGTGGTCACCTGGACCTCCCTCCTCACGGGGCTCGCGCGCTCCCGCTCCCACGACCCCGCGCTGCGGGTGTACCGCGACATGGTGGCCTCAGGGATCAGGCCTGACGAGTTCGTCGTCGCGGCCGCGCTGAGCTCGTGCGCTGGCGCCACCGCGATCGAGCTGGGCGTTTCGGTGCACGCCACCGCCGTCCGGCTCGCGCTGGACCCGTTCCTCTCGGTCGGGAACTCGCTGGTGTCCATGTACGCCAAGACCGGCTCGCTGGGCGAGGCCAAAAAGGTGTTCGACGCGATGCGTGTCCGCCGTGACCCCATCACGTGGACGGCCCTGATCGTCGGGTACGCGCAGAACGGCCGGGGCAAGGAGTCGCTGGAGGTCTACGCTGACATGGTCCGGTCGGGATGCAGGCCGGACTACGTCACCTTCATCGGGCTGCTCTTCGCGTGCAGCCATGCTGGCCTGGTCGATGCCGGCCGGGCGCACTTCCGGTCCATGCAGGCCGAGCACGGCGTCGCGCCTGGACCAGACCACTATGCGTGCATGGTCGACCTGCTAGGCCGAGCTGGGCGGCTCGACGAGGCCATGGACCTGCTGAACCGGAGCACGACGAGGTTGGACGCCACGGTGTGGAAGGCGCTCCTCGGTGCTTGCCGGACGCACGGGAACGCGGAGCTCGCCGAGCATGCGGCCGAGATGGTGTGGAGGCTGGACCCGGTGGACGCCGTGCCGTATGTCATGCTGTCGAACCTCTACTCGCGGGCGAGGAGATGGGCCGACGTGGCGAGGATCCGGATGCTGATGAAGTCGAGAGGGATCACCAAGGAGCCCGGGTGCAGCTGGGTGGGAGTGAACGGTGTGACGCACCTGTTCTACGTGGAGGACCGGGGGCACCCCCGGACGGAAGAGATTTACCGAAAGGTTGAGGAGATGATGGGCAGGATCCGGGCTGAAGGATACGTCGCGGATACAGACTGGGCGCTGCAGGATGAGGGGCCGGAGGGGAGGGAGAAGGGTCTGGCTTACCACAGCGAGAGGCTCGCCGTTGCATTTGGGCTGCTTGCCGTGCCGGCCGGCGCGCCGATCCGTGTGTTCAAGAACCTCCGGGTGTGCGGCGACTGCCATGCCGCGATCAAGATGATCGCCAAGGCGTACGGCAGGGAGATCATACTGAGGGATGCCAACTGCTTCCATCACATGAGGGATGGTGTATGTTCGTGCGGCGACTACTGGTAG